A genomic window from Sphingobacterium sp. BN32 includes:
- the bioB gene encoding biotin synthase BioB, translating to MKHEKELRHNWTKEELLAIYNKPLMELVYEAATVHRQWHNPEQVQISTLLSVKTGGCPEDCSYCGQAARYHTDIKVQALLPTETVLAHAQKAKDNGSSRFCMAAAWREVRDNRDFDRIIDMVKGVNELGLEVCCTLGMLSESQAQRLQEAGLYAYNHNLDTSEEFYDEIISTRKFDNRIETIKNVRKAGITVCSGGIIGLGEKPADRISMLRTLANMEKHPESVPINALARVDGTPLEHLPKIDIWEMVRMIATARIVLPSSMVRLSAGRIEMSEVEQAWCFMAGANSIFTGERQTLLVTPNPGVDEDMQMLRNLGLKPMQKEVKEACSMS from the coding sequence ATGAAACACGAAAAAGAATTACGCCATAATTGGACAAAGGAAGAGCTATTGGCCATTTACAACAAGCCACTTATGGAACTGGTCTATGAAGCTGCAACGGTGCATCGGCAATGGCATAATCCGGAACAAGTGCAGATCTCAACCTTGTTGTCTGTGAAAACAGGCGGATGCCCTGAAGATTGCTCGTATTGCGGACAGGCAGCGCGTTATCATACGGATATCAAAGTACAGGCCTTGCTTCCTACGGAAACTGTCCTTGCGCATGCTCAAAAAGCGAAAGATAACGGTTCCTCACGCTTTTGCATGGCGGCAGCATGGCGCGAAGTACGCGATAATCGTGACTTCGATCGCATCATCGATATGGTAAAAGGTGTCAATGAATTAGGGCTAGAGGTATGCTGTACCTTAGGCATGCTGAGCGAAAGCCAGGCCCAACGCCTGCAGGAAGCAGGCTTATATGCTTATAACCACAACTTAGATACTTCCGAAGAATTTTACGACGAGATCATCTCCACACGCAAGTTCGATAACCGAATTGAAACCATCAAGAATGTGCGTAAGGCAGGTATCACTGTGTGCTCGGGTGGTATCATCGGATTGGGTGAGAAGCCAGCAGATCGTATCTCCATGCTACGCACGCTAGCCAATATGGAAAAACATCCCGAATCTGTTCCTATCAACGCCCTAGCTAGAGTTGACGGAACACCGCTGGAACATCTTCCAAAAATTGATATCTGGGAAATGGTGCGCATGATTGCCACTGCTCGCATCGTGTTGCCATCCTCTATGGTACGTCTGAGTGCGGGAAGAATTGAAATGTCGGAGGTCGAGCAAGCTTGGTGCTTTATGGCGGGCGCTAATTCGATCTTCACCGGAGAACGACAAACCTTGTTGGTGACCCCAAATCCGGGAGTCGACGAAGATATGCAGATGTTAAGAAATCTAGGTCTGAAACCAATGCAGAAGGAGGTAAAGGAAGCATGTTCGATGAGTTAA
- the bioA gene encoding adenosylmethionine--8-amino-7-oxononanoate transaminase yields the protein MFDELIARDRAVNWHPYSQMKTSQHIPILSGKGVQLYDANGNSYIDAVSSWWVTLHGHAHPYIAQKVFEQLQRLEQVIFAGFTHQPAIELSERLLAILPANQQKIFYSDNGSTAVEVALKMCIQYAHQQGDKKNKIIAFKHGYHGDTFGAMSVSERGLWTAPFQDLLFEVIFIDAPHSSNLKETFQIIDQHADDVACFIYEPLVQGAGGMLMHQAADLSALMAYCKSKGILLIQDEVFVGFGRTGTLFAANQLTESPDIMCFSKGLTGGTMPMGITSCTEELYQAFYSDEKMKAFFHGHSFTASPIACAASLASLDLLLQQDTLDSIQRIVRSHQDFIKELSALKVVEHVRQCGTILAFDWKVGETSYFNKIQEQLYAAFLAEGVILRPLGNTVYILPPYCISDQELQEVYQAIKKVANSIY from the coding sequence ATGTTCGATGAGTTAATTGCTAGAGATCGTGCGGTTAATTGGCATCCCTATAGCCAAATGAAAACCAGCCAACACATTCCAATACTATCCGGAAAAGGCGTTCAGCTCTATGATGCCAATGGAAACAGCTATATAGACGCTGTTTCCTCCTGGTGGGTGACCTTACATGGTCATGCACACCCATATATCGCTCAAAAGGTTTTCGAGCAGCTACAGCGCTTAGAACAGGTTATCTTCGCAGGCTTTACCCACCAGCCTGCCATAGAGCTTTCAGAGCGCCTGTTAGCCATTTTGCCGGCAAATCAACAAAAGATATTCTATTCCGACAATGGTTCTACCGCGGTAGAGGTAGCACTCAAGATGTGCATACAGTATGCGCATCAGCAAGGGGATAAGAAAAATAAGATAATTGCTTTCAAGCATGGATACCATGGTGATACTTTCGGTGCGATGTCTGTTAGCGAGCGGGGTCTATGGACCGCGCCTTTCCAAGACTTGCTCTTTGAGGTCATCTTCATCGATGCTCCCCACTCATCCAATCTGAAGGAAACTTTTCAAATAATAGATCAGCATGCGGATGATGTCGCTTGTTTCATTTATGAGCCTTTGGTCCAAGGGGCTGGTGGGATGCTAATGCATCAGGCAGCTGATTTATCAGCATTAATGGCATACTGTAAATCCAAAGGAATTCTGCTGATCCAAGACGAGGTATTCGTAGGATTTGGCCGAACAGGAACTTTATTTGCAGCCAATCAACTGACTGAAAGTCCCGATATTATGTGCTTCTCTAAAGGATTAACCGGCGGTACCATGCCAATGGGGATCACAAGCTGTACCGAAGAGCTGTATCAAGCTTTTTATTCGGATGAAAAGATGAAAGCCTTCTTTCATGGACATTCGTTTACCGCTAGTCCCATTGCTTGTGCAGCATCCTTGGCAAGCCTGGATCTACTGCTTCAACAAGATACGTTGGATTCCATACAGCGAATTGTTCGCTCGCACCAAGATTTTATTAAAGAACTTAGCGCGTTGAAGGTGGTGGAACATGTACGTCAATGTGGGACTATATTAGCATTTGATTGGAAAGTAGGAGAGACCTCATACTTCAACAAGATACAAGAGCAGCTATACGCTGCCTTCCTTGCCGAAGGAGTCATTCTGCGTCCTTTAGGGAACACGGTTTATATCTTACCACCGTATTGCATCTCGGATCAAGAATTGCAAGAGGTTTATCAAGCCATTAAGAAAGTCGCAAATAGCATCTACTAA
- a CDS encoding SH3 domain-containing protein, translating to MNFKSMPSARLLASLFLISFLCCFSHFAQAQEEEPAAFVVADDYNLWYVNTEKDAAIFANMAYVRKMPSTNSALVDSIPMGTPIKFLDNAGYNPMQLRGMYLPWYKIAYKINNQQKTGYIWIGLVSLDKKVDPSTGNTFLYGIAWHNDEESYDWVEAKVFNKNQQLIAKAGFANYRGEQSYCTSELTESENLKDSKLIYNVIFSGEACGIPTTTFGFAWDGTNLNALPKISSVSDAGVYYYSEELEFPKKYTKGNQLIIKKMEEGEVIDDTKEELEYKIKKSEERYSWDGKKYHLIP from the coding sequence ATGAATTTTAAATCCATGCCATCCGCTCGCCTGCTAGCATCACTATTTTTGATTAGTTTCTTATGTTGTTTTTCGCACTTTGCGCAAGCGCAAGAGGAAGAGCCCGCAGCATTTGTTGTTGCTGACGATTACAACCTTTGGTATGTTAATACCGAAAAGGACGCTGCCATCTTTGCCAATATGGCCTATGTTCGTAAAATGCCTTCCACAAATAGTGCGCTAGTTGACTCTATTCCTATGGGTACTCCGATCAAGTTCTTGGACAATGCTGGCTACAACCCTATGCAGCTTCGTGGAATGTACCTGCCTTGGTATAAAATAGCTTACAAGATCAACAATCAACAGAAGACCGGCTATATATGGATTGGATTAGTGAGCTTAGATAAAAAAGTGGACCCGTCTACAGGAAATACCTTTCTTTATGGGATTGCCTGGCATAATGACGAGGAATCTTACGATTGGGTGGAAGCGAAAGTATTTAATAAAAACCAACAGCTCATTGCTAAAGCCGGCTTTGCAAACTATCGTGGTGAGCAATCTTATTGCACATCAGAATTAACTGAAAGCGAAAACCTTAAGGATAGCAAACTAATCTATAACGTGATCTTCTCTGGGGAGGCCTGTGGCATCCCGACAACAACCTTTGGCTTTGCTTGGGATGGGACGAACTTAAATGCCCTTCCTAAGATCTCCTCGGTATCGGATGCTGGAGTATATTATTATTCCGAAGAGTTGGAATTCCCAAAGAAATACACAAAGGGAAACCAACTCATCATTAAAAAGATGGAAGAAGGGGAAGTAATCGACGATACGAAAGAAGAGCTAGAGTATAAGATCAAAAAGTCTGAAGAGCGCTATAGTTGGGATGGTAAAAAATACCATTTAATACCTTAG